In Halorussus limi, a genomic segment contains:
- a CDS encoding ArsR/SmtB family transcription factor — protein MSLIDLLGSKARIEIVRELSREPQYVSQLAETVGMDGKTAVHHLSKMEDAGLVAHYERGNRKYYYLAKTVELRAAPPPERTFVLQTGERRDDPTAVESATDD, from the coding sequence GTGTCGCTCATCGACCTGCTCGGGAGCAAGGCCCGAATCGAAATCGTCCGGGAACTCTCGCGGGAACCCCAGTACGTCTCCCAACTCGCCGAGACGGTCGGCATGGACGGCAAGACCGCGGTTCACCACCTCTCGAAGATGGAGGACGCCGGACTCGTCGCCCACTACGAGCGGGGCAACCGGAAGTACTACTACCTCGCCAAGACCGTCGAGTTGCGGGCCGCGCCGCCGCCCGAGCGAACCTTCGTCCTCCAGACCGGCGAGCGCCGCGACGACCCGACCGCGGTCGAGTCCGCCACCGACGACTGA
- a CDS encoding amphi-Trp domain-containing protein translates to MGDRVNLPDDRDRQRTTVTDGFFEREIHLSREATANFLRDLADQIETDTSLTLSSQEWEIPFDYREPVEVEVEFSGGRESELEVELEFTEPRGGEELSVE, encoded by the coding sequence ATGGGGGACCGGGTCAATCTGCCCGACGACAGGGACCGACAGCGAACGACCGTGACCGACGGCTTCTTCGAGCGAGAAATCCACCTCTCGCGGGAGGCGACCGCGAACTTCCTGCGGGACTTGGCCGACCAAATCGAGACCGACACGAGTCTCACGCTCTCCTCGCAGGAGTGGGAGATTCCCTTCGACTACCGCGAACCGGTCGAAGTCGAAGTCGAGTTCTCGGGCGGGCGCGAGTCCGAGTTGGAGGTCGAACTGGAGTTCACCGAACCGCGCGGGGGCGAGGAACTGAGCGTGGAGTGA
- a CDS encoding class I SAM-dependent methyltransferase → MSEDGEHDEDPAAWWDEAYDSDDPAPWDTDEPQPAFVDLAAEGRLDGRVLDIGCGTGMHARWAAERGHSAAGTDVSERGIERARTRADDSDLDATFRVADALDMPDDLGPFDTVLDSGLFHAFETAQREVYADELAGLVSAGGQVWLVGFREGAPEDWGPNPFGRADVRGAFAGVEWTVREMRDVEFETREAAVPGLLAVVERA, encoded by the coding sequence ATGTCCGAAGACGGCGAACACGACGAGGACCCTGCAGCGTGGTGGGACGAGGCCTACGACAGCGACGACCCCGCACCGTGGGACACCGACGAGCCACAACCGGCGTTCGTGGACCTCGCTGCCGAAGGGAGGTTGGACGGTCGCGTCCTCGACATCGGATGCGGAACCGGGATGCACGCCCGCTGGGCCGCCGAGCGCGGGCACTCGGCCGCGGGCACGGACGTGTCCGAACGCGGAATCGAGCGCGCCCGAACGCGCGCTGACGACTCGGACCTCGACGCGACGTTTCGGGTCGCCGACGCGCTCGACATGCCCGACGACCTCGGCCCGTTCGACACCGTACTGGACAGCGGCCTCTTCCACGCGTTCGAGACCGCCCAGCGCGAAGTCTACGCCGACGAACTCGCAGGGCTCGTCTCCGCTGGCGGGCAGGTGTGGCTCGTCGGGTTTCGAGAGGGCGCACCCGAGGACTGGGGGCCGAATCCCTTCGGTCGGGCCGACGTGCGCGGGGCTTTCGCTGGTGTGGAGTGGACAGTCCGCGAGATGCGTGATGTCGAGTTCGAGACGCGCGAGGCGGCGGTGCCGGGACTGCTCGCTGTGGTCGAGCGGGCGTAA